In a genomic window of Nocardiopsis mwathae:
- the ctaD gene encoding aa3-type cytochrome oxidase subunit I, with protein MTQTESHEDPSDTAVTPTAQQGWVTVRWLAATDHKVIGYLYLITSFGFFLAGGVMAMLIRAELLWPGLQVLTPQEFNALFTMHGTIMLLLFATPLFVGFANVIMPMQIGAPDVAFPRMNMFSYWLFLFGGLIVMGGFLTPGGAASFGWFAYQPLSDAVRTPGLGGDLWVIGLIVSGLGTILGATNFITTIACMRAPGMTPFRMSLFTWNTLFTSVLILLAFPVLTAALAALATDRMMGTQVYGSAHGGAILWQHLFWFFGHPEVYIVALPFFGIISEVIPAFSRKPLFAYKSMVGATMAITGLSMVVWAHHMFATGAVLLPFFALMSFLIAVPTGIKFFNWIGTMWRGQLTFPTPMLFAVGFLVTFLFGGLTGVLLASPPIDFHVTDSYFVVGHMHYVLFGTVVFAMFSGFYFWWPKMTGRMLHEGLGRFHFWTLFLGFQATFLVQHWLGAAGMPRRYADYLPTDGFTALNFISSIGSFVLGASTLIFLANVWYTSNNAPQVGTDDPWGSGGSLEWATSCPPPRHNFVSLPRIRSERPAFDLKYPYQGVRAVAGSREPG; from the coding sequence ATGACGCAGACGGAGTCGCACGAAGACCCCAGCGATACCGCCGTGACCCCCACCGCCCAGCAGGGCTGGGTGACCGTGCGCTGGCTCGCGGCGACCGACCACAAGGTCATCGGATACCTCTACCTCATCACCTCTTTCGGCTTCTTCCTCGCCGGCGGGGTCATGGCCATGCTCATCCGCGCCGAGCTGCTGTGGCCGGGCCTGCAGGTCCTCACCCCGCAGGAGTTCAACGCCCTGTTCACGATGCACGGCACGATCATGCTGCTGCTCTTCGCGACACCGCTGTTCGTGGGCTTCGCCAACGTGATCATGCCGATGCAGATCGGCGCGCCCGACGTCGCCTTCCCGCGGATGAACATGTTCAGCTACTGGCTGTTCCTCTTCGGCGGGCTCATCGTGATGGGCGGGTTCCTCACCCCCGGCGGCGCCGCCAGCTTCGGCTGGTTCGCCTACCAACCGCTGTCGGACGCCGTGCGCACCCCCGGACTGGGCGGCGACCTGTGGGTGATCGGCCTGATCGTCTCGGGCCTGGGCACCATCCTCGGCGCCACCAACTTCATCACCACCATCGCCTGCATGCGCGCCCCCGGAATGACGCCCTTCCGGATGTCGCTGTTCACCTGGAACACCCTGTTCACCAGCGTGCTCATCCTGCTGGCGTTCCCCGTCCTCACCGCGGCGCTGGCGGCCCTGGCCACCGACCGCATGATGGGCACCCAGGTCTACGGCTCCGCCCACGGCGGGGCGATCCTCTGGCAGCACCTCTTCTGGTTCTTCGGCCACCCCGAGGTCTACATCGTCGCGCTGCCGTTCTTCGGCATCATCAGCGAGGTGATCCCGGCCTTCTCCCGCAAACCGCTGTTCGCCTACAAGAGCATGGTGGGCGCCACCATGGCGATCACGGGGCTGTCGATGGTGGTGTGGGCCCACCACATGTTCGCCACCGGAGCGGTCCTGCTCCCGTTCTTCGCCCTGATGTCCTTCCTGATCGCCGTCCCCACCGGCATCAAGTTCTTCAACTGGATCGGCACCATGTGGCGGGGGCAGCTGACCTTCCCCACCCCCATGCTGTTCGCGGTCGGATTCCTGGTGACGTTCCTGTTCGGCGGGCTCACCGGGGTGCTGCTGGCCTCGCCTCCCATCGACTTCCACGTGACCGACTCCTACTTCGTCGTCGGCCACATGCACTACGTGCTGTTCGGCACCGTGGTCTTCGCGATGTTCTCCGGGTTCTACTTCTGGTGGCCCAAGATGACCGGCCGCATGCTGCACGAGGGCCTGGGGCGGTTCCACTTCTGGACGCTGTTCCTCGGCTTCCAGGCCACGTTCCTTGTACAGCACTGGCTGGGCGCCGCAGGCATGCCCCGCCGCTACGCCGACTACCTGCCGACCGACGGCTTCACCGCGCTCAACTTCATCTCCAGCATCGGCTCCTTCGTCCTGGGCGCATCCACGCTGATCTTCCTGGCCAACGTCTGGTACACGTCGAACAACGCGCCGCAGGTCGGCACCGACGACCCGTGGGGCTCCGGCGGCTCCCTGGAGTGGGCGACGTCGTGCCCGCCGCCGCGGCACAACTTCGTCTCCCTGCCGCGCATCCGAAGCGAGCGCCCGGCCTTCGACCTCAAGTACCCCTACCAGGGCGTGCGTGCCGTGGCGGGCTCCCGCGAACCCGGCTGA
- a CDS encoding DUF3040 domain-containing protein yields MSLSRSERERLRAIEEQLRMEDPEFAEELERCAERIPEDRPPDADTSASLSVPLMLWAAMAAVVMALILALAMSTTGGTPADPADGAPPPTTSSTSTDQPTPGVAAGQGSAT; encoded by the coding sequence ATGTCCTTGTCCAGGAGCGAGCGGGAGCGGCTGCGCGCCATCGAGGAGCAGCTCCGCATGGAGGATCCGGAGTTCGCCGAGGAACTCGAACGGTGCGCCGAGCGGATCCCCGAAGACCGACCCCCTGATGCCGACACGTCGGCTTCCCTGTCCGTTCCCCTCATGCTGTGGGCCGCCATGGCGGCCGTCGTCATGGCGCTGATCCTCGCCCTGGCCATGAGCACCACCGGCGGCACCCCCGCCGATCCGGCCGACGGGGCCCCGCCCCCCACCACCTCCAGCACGTCCACCGACCAGCCGACCCCCGGTGTCGCGGCCGGGCAGGGATCGGCCACATGA